One window from the genome of Alnus glutinosa chromosome 13, dhAlnGlut1.1, whole genome shotgun sequence encodes:
- the LOC133854908 gene encoding protein SGT1 homolog — protein sequence MSFSASDRYLESQKKNYISGSVHATFPPLLLALLSRSRTSTLRNLTLSPMVILSSDLQPIASELAEKAQEAFLDDNFQLAVDLYTQAIDLTPNDANLFADRSQTHLKLNKFTEAVADADRAIQINPSMAKAYQRKGTAYIKLGDYHTAKATLEIGASLLQNDFRFIKLIKECDQHITDVCAEETTRDLPPSAEPTAVASELSDETVVTLEKFKEGDNTSQQMSTITPVIPKYRHEYYQKAEEVVVTIFAKGVPANSVVVDFGEQVLSVTIDVPGDDAYNFQRRLFGKILPEKCRYVVLSTKVEIRLVKAECFNWPSLEYSKEIAVSQKVNDPSVGSQRPAYPSSMPRKKDWDKLESQLKKEEKEEKLDGDAAVNKLFRDIYQSSDEDMRRAMSKSFVESNGTVLSTDWKEVGSKKVEGSAPEGMELKKWEY from the exons ATGTCTTTTTCCGCGTCCGACCGGTACTTGGAATCCCAGAAGAAGAACTATATAAGTGGGTCAGTCCATGCTACTTTCCCTCCACTCTTGCTTGCTCTTCTCTCTCGGTCTCGTACTTCCACGCTCAGAAACCTCACTCTCTCGCCGATGGTGATTCTCTCTAGCGATCTCCAACCAATTGCGTCCGAGCTCGCTGAGAAGGCACAGGAAGCCTTTCTGGACGACAACTTTCAACTGGCCGTAGACCTCTACACCCAGGCCATTGACTTGACTCCCAACGACGCCAATCTTTTTGCGGACCGATCCCAGACCCATCTCAAGCTCAACAAATTCACTG AAGCGGTGGCCGATGCAGACAGGGCAATTCAGATCAATCCTTCGATGGCTAAGGCTTACCAGCGTAAAGG CACTGCCTATATTAAGCTTGGTGATTATCATACTGCTAAGGCAACCCTTGAGATAGGTGCATCTTTGTTGCAGAATGATTTCAGATTCATCAAGTTGATTAAAGAATGTGATCAGCACATCACAG ATGTTTGTGCGGAGGAAACTACACGAGATTTGCCACCAAGTGCTGAACCCACTGCTGTTGCCTCTGAATTATCTGATGAAACTGTTGTAACTCTTGAAAAATTTAAGGAAGGAGACAATACGTCCCAGCAGATGAGCACCATTACACCAGTCATACCAAAATACAG ACATGAATACTACCAGAAGGCAGAGGAAGTGGTTGTCACAATATTTGCAAAGGGCGTACCAGCAAACAGTGTAGTTGTTGATTTCGGAGAACAAGTT CTAAGTGTCACCATTGATGTCCCTGGTGATGATGCTTATAATTTTCAACGTCGATTGTTTGGAAAG ATACTACCTGAGAAGTGCAGATATGTAGTATTGTCAACTAAAGTTGAAATCCGGCTTGTTAAAGCTGAATGTTTCAACTGGCCATCTCTTGAATATAGCAAGGAAATTGCAGTAAGTCAAAAAGTAAATGACCCATCAG TTGGATCTCAAAGGCCCGCATATCCATCTTCcatgccaagaaaaaaagattGGGATAAGTTGGAGTCACAATTGAAGAAAGAG gagaaagaagagaagctAGATGGTGATGCAGCTGTAAACAAGCTGTTCCGAGACATATACCAAAGTTCAGATGAGGACATGAGGAGAGCTATGAGCAAATCTTTT GTAGAGTCAAATGGGACAGTGCTGTCAACAGATTGGAAAGAAGTGGGTTCAAAGAAGGTGGAAGGCAGTGCTCCTGAAGGTATGGAGCTGAAGAAATGGGAGTATTAA
- the LOC133854603 gene encoding flavonoid 3'-monooxygenase CYP75B137-like produces the protein MNMMTISDFLQSLCNGNDQLSRLLFSLFVICTLSLYAWIYTKKYRKGTPPAPLPPGPRGLPLVGNLLSLDPELHSYFAGLAQTHGPILKLRLGNKLGIVVSSPSLARQVLKDHDLTFANRDVPAGARALAYGGCDIVWTPYGPEWRMLRKVCVLKMLSNTTLNSVYMLRRKQVRETVGYFYGQAGSPVNVGEQMFLTVLNVITNMLWGGTIEGDQRSSLGMEFREVVSEITDLLGKPNISDFYPGLARFDLQGIVRKMDGLGQKFDRIFNEVIDQSLKIDREAGPGNVSGNERQDFLQFLLKFKDEGDSETPMTMIHLKALLMDMVVGGTDTSSNTTEFMIAEIMNKPEVMRKAQQELESVVGKDKIVEESHIHKLPYLHAVMKETLRLHPALPLLVPHCPSQTCTVGGYTIPKGSRVFVNVWAIHRDPSVWENPLNFDPERFSNDKWDYSGSDFNYFPFGSGRRICAGIAMAERMVMFSVATLLHSFDWKLPQGHKLDLSEKFGIVMKKKIPLVAIPTPRLPHPSLYQ, from the exons ATGAATATGATGACAATCTCAGATTTTCTCCAAAGTCTTTGCAATGGAAACGACCAACTCTCACGTTTGCTTTTCTCCCTCTTTGTTATCTGCACCCTCTCTTTGTACGCGTGGATTTACACCAAAAAATATAGGAAGGGCACCCCGCCAGCACCACTGCCCCCAGGCCCCCGTGGCCTCCCGTTGGTCGGGAACCTCCTCTCCCTCGATCCGGAGCTCCATTCCTACTTTGCCGGCCTGGCCCAGACCCACGGACCCATACTCAAGCTCCGACTCGGCAACAAGCTTGGCATCGTGGTGAGCTCCCCTTCCCTGGCCCGACAAGTGCTCAAGGACCACGATCTCACGTTCGCCAACCGCGACGTGCCCGCAGGGGCCCGGGCCTTGGCCTACGGTGGGTGTGATATAGTATGGACCCCTTACGGACCGGAGTGGCGGATGCTCAGAAAAGTGTGTGTGCTCAAGATGCTTAGCAACACCACCCTCAACTCCGTGTACATGCTCCGTCGTAAACAAGTCCGAGAAACTGTCGGCTACTTTTACGGTCAGGCCGGGTCTCCCGTGAACGTTGGGGAGCAGATGTTCTTGACGGTGCTCAACGTAATTACCAACATGCTGTGGGGCGGGACGATAGAGGGGGACCAGAGGAGTAGCCTTGGGATGGAGTTCAGGGAGGTGGTGTCCGAGATAACGGATCTTCTGGGGAAGCCAAACATCTCGGATTTTTATCCGGGTTTGGCCCGGTTTGATTTGCAAGGCATAGTTAGAAAGATGGATGGGTTGGGGCAAAAGTTTGATCGGATTTTTAATGAAGTGATTGATCAAAGTCTGAAGATTGATAGAGAAGCCGGCCCCGGTAATGTTTCTGGAAATGAGAGGCAggattttttgcaatttttgttgaaattcaAGGATGAAGGTGATTCTGAAACACCTATGACCATGATCCACCTCAAGGCTTTGCTTATG GATATGGTGGTGGGTGGGACAGACACATCCTCGAACACAACAGAGTTTATGATAGCTGAAATAATGAACAAACCAGAGGTGATGAGGAAAGCCCAACAAGAACTGGAGAGTGTTGTCGGGAAAGACAAGATCGTGGAAGAGTCTCACATTCACAAATTACCATACTTACACGCGGTGATGAAAGAAACACTGCGGTTGCACCCAGCGTTGCCACTGTTAGTCCCTCATTGCCCCAGCCAGACGTGCACCGTTGGAGGCTACACCATTCCGAAAGGGTCGCGAGTCTTTGTGAATGTGTGGGCAATCCACAGGGACCCTTCCGTTTGGGAAAAtccattgaattttgatcctGAAAGGTTCTCGAATGACAAATGGGACTACAGTGGGAGTGACTTCAATTACTTTCCATTTGGGTCTGGTCGCCGAATCTGTGCCGGAATAGCAATGGCTGAGCGGATGGTGATGTTTTCAGTTGCTACCCTTTTGCATTCTTTTGATTGGAAACTTCCCCAGGGACACAAGTTGGACCTGTCTGAAAAGTTTGGGAttgtgatgaagaagaagatcccTCTGGTCGCAATTCCAACCCCAAGGCTACCTCATCCATCTCTCTACCAGTAA